A region of Sulfitobacter faviae DNA encodes the following proteins:
- a CDS encoding OmpP1/FadL family transporter, producing MKTYFLAIPALLASTAIVHAGGIDRSGQSINALFESGRYAEFSFGHIDPSTSGTSTMAVPPPSLSNVSSGDMTSSYLQFGAAYKADINDKLSYAIIYDQPFGADVDYPTPTGYYAQGAQADLESHAITGLLRYRMNENFSVHGGLRVQTIEAVAAVPFVAGYTVNGERDTGVGYVAGVAYERPDIAMRVALTYSSSIDHEVDTTEFGAIMSTTEIETPQSVNLDFQTGIAADTLLFGGIRWVDWSSFDITPAQYQGATGGSLVSYDDDVFTYSLGVGRRLNDNWSVSASVGYEKSNGGFASNLGPTDGNKSLALAAVYTRDNMKITTGVRYVNIGDAETTLNGTNASGEFEDNDALAFGVKVGFTF from the coding sequence ATGAAAACCTATTTCTTGGCAATTCCGGCACTGTTGGCATCTACGGCAATCGTTCACGCTGGCGGCATCGATCGGTCGGGCCAATCCATCAACGCCCTGTTTGAAAGCGGCCGCTATGCGGAGTTCAGCTTTGGGCATATCGATCCATCCACCAGCGGGACGTCGACAATGGCGGTGCCGCCGCCATCGCTGTCGAATGTCAGCTCCGGCGATATGACCTCCAGCTATCTCCAGTTTGGCGCAGCCTATAAGGCCGACATCAACGACAAGCTGTCCTATGCGATCATCTATGATCAGCCGTTCGGCGCGGATGTCGATTACCCCACGCCCACCGGCTACTATGCACAAGGTGCCCAAGCGGATCTGGAAAGCCACGCGATAACCGGCCTGTTGCGCTACCGCATGAACGAGAACTTCAGCGTTCACGGCGGTCTGCGCGTCCAAACCATCGAAGCGGTCGCAGCTGTGCCCTTCGTCGCCGGCTATACGGTGAACGGCGAGCGTGACACCGGCGTCGGCTATGTTGCGGGTGTCGCCTATGAGCGCCCCGACATCGCCATGCGTGTCGCGCTGACCTATAGCTCCAGCATCGACCACGAGGTCGACACGACCGAGTTCGGCGCCATCATGAGCACGACCGAAATCGAAACCCCGCAGTCGGTGAACCTTGATTTCCAGACCGGCATCGCCGCCGACACGTTGCTTTTTGGTGGCATCCGCTGGGTCGATTGGTCCTCCTTCGACATCACCCCCGCCCAATACCAAGGCGCGACGGGCGGCTCGCTCGTCAGCTACGATGACGACGTTTTCACCTACTCGCTCGGCGTGGGCCGCCGTCTGAACGACAACTGGTCGGTCTCGGCCTCCGTCGGCTATGAGAAGTCCAACGGCGGGTTCGCCTCCAACCTCGGGCCGACCGATGGCAACAAGAGCCTTGCACTGGCCGCCGTCTATACCCGCGACAACATGAAGATCACCACCGGCGTGCGCTACGTCAACATCGGTGATGCAGAGACAACTTTGAACGGTACGAATGCCTCGGGCGAGTTCGAAGACAACGATGCTCTGGCCTTTGGTGTAAAAGTGGGTTTCACCTTCTGA
- a CDS encoding putative quinol monooxygenase: protein MALTGHLRCATRAEADRVRAGLDAHLRLTRAEPGCLSFDVTPTDDPLVWQVAELFTDRAAFEAHQARAAASNWARLTAGIARDYQITETT from the coding sequence GTGGCCCTGACCGGCCACCTACGCTGCGCCACCCGGGCCGAGGCGGACCGGGTGCGCGCAGGGCTTGACGCGCATCTGCGTCTTACCCGGGCCGAGCCGGGATGCCTCAGCTTCGACGTGACCCCGACCGACGATCCCCTTGTCTGGCAGGTCGCGGAGCTCTTTACCGACCGGGCGGCCTTTGAGGCGCATCAGGCCCGTGCCGCAGCATCGAACTGGGCGCGGCTCACCGCCGGGATCGCCCGCGACTATCAGATCACAGAAACCACATGA
- a CDS encoding peroxiredoxin, protein MKPGINVPNVTFKTRVRDESIEGSNPFRWEDKTSDDFFKGKRVVLFSLPGAFTPTCSTYQLPGFENNFAAFQEHGIDAIYCLSVNDSFVMNKWKEMQGVQNIDVIPDGSGEFTRRMGMLVAKDNLGFGPRSWRYAAIINDGQIEAWFEEPGIRDNHDEDPYGVSSPETLLEYLENQKQTEAA, encoded by the coding sequence ATGAAACCCGGTATCAATGTCCCCAACGTCACCTTCAAGACGCGCGTGCGCGACGAAAGCATCGAAGGGTCCAACCCCTTCCGCTGGGAAGACAAGACCAGCGATGATTTCTTCAAAGGCAAGCGCGTTGTGCTCTTCTCCCTCCCCGGTGCCTTCACCCCGACCTGCAGCACCTACCAGCTGCCCGGGTTCGAAAACAATTTCGCCGCCTTCCAAGAGCATGGCATCGACGCGATCTATTGCCTGTCGGTCAACGACAGCTTTGTGATGAACAAGTGGAAAGAGATGCAGGGCGTCCAGAACATCGACGTGATCCCTGACGGTTCGGGCGAATTCACCCGCCGCATGGGCATGCTGGTCGCCAAAGACAACCTTGGCTTCGGCCCGCGCAGCTGGCGCTATGCGGCGATCATCAACGATGGTCAGATCGAAGCATGGTTCGAAGAGCCCGGCATCCGTGACAACCACGACGAAGACCCCTACGGCGTTTCCAGCCCTGAGACCCTGCTGGAATACCTCGAGAACCAGAAACAAACCGAAGCGGCCTAA
- a CDS encoding catalase yields the protein MSKRLTTTAGAPMPTNDTSKTAGARGPVLLDDYQLIEKLAHQNRERIPERAVHAKGWGAEGTFTVTHDISQYSCAAIFSEVGKTCEIISRWSTVAGELGAADSERDVRGFSVKFYTEEGNWDVVGNNTPIFFVRDAYKFPDFIRTQKRHPRTNLRSPEAMFDFWAAQPECVHQVTILMSDRGIPVNPMHMHGYGSHTYSMWNAKGERHWVKFHFRCQQEIRNRTNEDAEKLIGSTRENFQEDLFNAIEGGDYPKWELNIQVMPEEEAETCGFNPFDLTKVWPHADYPLIPVGMLEFNRNPDNYFQSIENAAYSPSNKIPGIGFSPDKMLQARVFSYADAHRYRLGTHYEALPVNAPKAAPMHHYHKDGAMRFFPQQTGHPDAYYEPNQYEGSARPDPSVQEPPLRISGDADRYVQEEADADYIQPRKLYTEVFDQAQRDRLHENMAGAMAPCSQSVKERWYAVLEKVHPDYAAGVRAACEKDEVAISVTDETPVKVAD from the coding sequence ATGAGCAAGCGTCTCACCACCACCGCCGGCGCACCGATGCCGACAAACGACACCAGCAAGACCGCGGGCGCCCGTGGCCCGGTCCTGCTGGACGACTACCAATTGATCGAGAAGCTCGCCCATCAGAACCGCGAGCGCATTCCTGAGCGTGCCGTTCACGCCAAGGGCTGGGGCGCCGAGGGCACCTTCACCGTCACCCATGACATCAGCCAATATAGCTGTGCTGCGATCTTCTCCGAAGTGGGCAAGACCTGCGAAATCATCTCGCGCTGGTCCACCGTGGCGGGCGAGCTTGGCGCCGCCGACAGTGAGCGTGACGTGCGCGGCTTCTCGGTGAAATTTTACACCGAAGAGGGCAACTGGGACGTTGTGGGCAACAACACCCCGATCTTCTTTGTCCGCGATGCCTATAAATTCCCGGACTTCATCCGCACCCAGAAACGCCATCCGCGCACCAACCTGCGGTCGCCCGAGGCGATGTTCGACTTCTGGGCGGCGCAGCCCGAATGTGTGCACCAGGTCACCATCCTGATGTCCGACCGTGGCATCCCGGTGAACCCAATGCATATGCACGGCTACGGCAGCCACACCTATTCGATGTGGAACGCCAAGGGCGAGCGTCACTGGGTGAAGTTCCACTTCCGCTGCCAGCAGGAAATCCGCAACCGCACCAATGAAGACGCGGAAAAGCTGATCGGCTCCACCCGTGAGAACTTCCAAGAGGATCTCTTCAACGCGATCGAAGGCGGTGACTACCCGAAATGGGAGCTGAACATCCAAGTCATGCCCGAGGAAGAGGCCGAGACCTGCGGCTTCAACCCCTTCGACCTGACCAAGGTTTGGCCGCATGCGGATTACCCGCTGATCCCCGTCGGCATGTTGGAGTTCAACCGCAACCCTGACAACTACTTCCAGAGCATCGAGAACGCTGCCTATTCGCCGTCGAACAAAATCCCCGGCATCGGCTTCTCGCCCGATAAGATGTTGCAGGCGCGGGTATTCTCCTATGCGGATGCGCACCGCTACCGTCTCGGCACGCATTACGAGGCCCTGCCCGTGAACGCGCCCAAGGCCGCGCCGATGCATCACTACCACAAGGACGGCGCGATGCGGTTCTTCCCGCAGCAGACCGGCCACCCGGACGCCTATTACGAGCCGAACCAATACGAAGGCTCGGCCCGTCCCGATCCATCGGTGCAAGAACCACCGCTGCGCATCTCGGGCGATGCGGACCGGTATGTGCAGGAAGAGGCGGATGCCGATTACATCCAGCCGCGCAAGCTCTATACCGAGGTGTTCGATCAGGCGCAGCGTGACCGTCTGCACGAGAACATGGCCGGTGCCATGGCGCCCTGTTCGCAGTCGGTGAAAGAACGCTGGTATGCGGTGCTTGAGAAAGTGCACCCCGACTATGCCGCCGGTGTGCGTGCCGCTTGCGAGAAAGACGAAGTGGCGATCTCGGTCACAGATGAGACGCCGGTGAAGGTCGCAGACTAA
- a CDS encoding ATPase: protein MLYPTADDWRAAPRRKVLIFGMSGLGKTHLSSLLRASGDWFHYSIDYRIGTRYLGELIADNAKAEAMKVPFLRDLLLSDSIYIGSNITFDNLSPVATWLGKPGDPSRGGLPMAEYAKRQEAFRRAEISALQDTAYFATRAEALYGYPHFICDTGGSICEWVDPEDPNDPLLRQLAEECLLVWIKGDEAHTEELIRRFDKAPKPMAYQPEFLARAWADYLAEKNITEDAVNPDDFIRWTYAAALSHRQPRYAAMSKWGVTITPTDIDALTAPEDFTDLIARHLPAGG from the coding sequence ATGCTCTACCCCACGGCTGACGATTGGCGCGCGGCGCCGCGGCGCAAAGTTCTGATCTTCGGCATGTCGGGCTTGGGCAAGACCCATCTCTCTAGCCTGCTGCGCGCCAGCGGGGATTGGTTTCACTACTCCATCGACTACCGCATCGGCACCCGTTACCTGGGCGAACTCATCGCCGACAACGCCAAAGCCGAGGCGATGAAAGTGCCCTTCCTGCGCGATCTGCTGCTGAGCGACAGCATCTACATCGGCTCAAACATCACCTTCGACAACCTGTCGCCCGTGGCCACATGGCTGGGCAAACCGGGCGACCCTTCGCGCGGCGGGCTGCCGATGGCAGAATACGCCAAACGGCAAGAGGCTTTCCGCCGGGCCGAGATCAGCGCGCTGCAAGACACCGCCTATTTCGCCACCCGCGCCGAAGCGCTCTATGGCTATCCGCATTTCATCTGCGACACCGGTGGCTCGATCTGCGAATGGGTCGACCCCGAAGACCCGAACGACCCGCTCCTGCGGCAATTGGCCGAGGAATGTCTGCTGGTCTGGATCAAGGGCGACGAAGCCCATACCGAGGAACTTATCCGCCGCTTTGACAAAGCGCCCAAGCCGATGGCCTATCAGCCCGAATTCCTCGCCCGGGCATGGGCCGATTATCTGGCCGAAAAGAACATCACCGAGGACGCGGTGAACCCCGACGATTTCATCCGCTGGACCTATGCCGCCGCCCTGTCGCACCGCCAACCCCGCTACGCCGCCATGTCGAAATGGGGTGTGACCATCACCCCCACCGATATCGACGCGCTGACAGCTCCCGAAGACTTTACCGACCTCATTGCCCGCCACCTGCCCGCAGGCGGTTGA
- the guaA gene encoding glutamine-hydrolyzing GMP synthase has protein sequence MTDITHDRLLIIDFGSQVTQLIARRLRELNVFCEIHPFNTVDEAFLKEFAPKAVILSGGPSSVFAEGAPRPPQAVFELGVPILGICYGQQVMMHCLGGHVERGHGTAEFGRAFVTPTGQQLDLLEGWFATDREQVWMSHGDHVSKIAPGFEVYGTSPNAPFAITADVERHFYAVQFHPEVHHTPNGPRLYENFVRLAGFKGDWTMSAYREEAIAAIREQVGDQKVICGLSGGVDSSVAAVLIHEAIGDQLTCVFVDHGLLRKGEAEEVVTMFRDHYNMPLIHADEQELFLGELDGVSDPETKRKIIGKLFIDVFQKHAKEVGDATFLAQGTLYPDVIESVSFSGGPSVTIKSHHNVGGLPEKMGLKLVEPLRELFKDEVRELGRELGLPPSFIGRHPFPGPGLAIRCPGEITREKLDILREADAVYIDQIRRHGLYDDIWQAFVAILPVRTVGVMGDGRTYDFACALRAVTSVDGMTADYYPFSHDFLGETATRIINEVPGINRVTYDITSKPPGTIEWE, from the coding sequence ATGACAGATATCACCCATGACCGCCTTCTCATCATCGACTTCGGCAGCCAGGTCACGCAGCTTATCGCGCGTCGCCTGCGGGAGCTGAATGTCTTTTGCGAAATCCACCCGTTCAACACGGTGGACGAAGCCTTCCTCAAGGAATTCGCGCCTAAGGCGGTGATCCTGTCGGGTGGCCCGTCCTCGGTGTTTGCCGAAGGCGCGCCGCGTCCGCCGCAGGCTGTTTTTGAACTGGGCGTGCCGATCCTTGGCATCTGCTATGGCCAGCAAGTCATGATGCATTGCCTTGGCGGCCATGTGGAGCGCGGCCATGGCACCGCTGAATTCGGCCGGGCCTTTGTCACCCCCACGGGCCAACAGCTTGATCTGCTCGAAGGCTGGTTCGCCACCGACCGCGAACAGGTCTGGATGAGTCATGGTGACCACGTCAGCAAAATCGCCCCGGGGTTCGAGGTCTATGGCACCTCCCCCAACGCGCCTTTCGCCATCACCGCGGATGTGGAGCGTCACTTCTACGCAGTGCAGTTCCACCCCGAGGTGCATCACACCCCCAACGGTCCGCGCCTTTATGAGAACTTCGTGCGTCTGGCGGGCTTCAAGGGCGACTGGACCATGAGCGCCTATCGTGAGGAGGCCATCGCCGCGATCCGCGAGCAGGTCGGCGACCAAAAGGTAATCTGCGGCCTTTCGGGTGGGGTCGACAGTTCCGTCGCCGCGGTGTTGATCCATGAGGCCATCGGCGACCAGCTGACTTGCGTTTTCGTTGACCACGGTCTGCTGCGCAAAGGTGAGGCCGAAGAGGTCGTCACCATGTTCCGCGACCATTACAACATGCCGCTGATCCACGCGGATGAGCAGGAACTCTTCCTGGGCGAGCTGGACGGCGTCTCGGACCCCGAGACCAAGCGCAAGATCATCGGCAAGCTCTTCATCGACGTCTTCCAGAAACACGCCAAGGAAGTGGGCGATGCGACCTTCCTTGCCCAAGGCACGCTCTACCCGGACGTGATCGAGAGCGTCTCCTTCTCCGGCGGGCCCTCTGTCACCATCAAGAGCCACCACAACGTTGGCGGGCTGCCCGAAAAGATGGGCCTGAAACTGGTCGAGCCGCTGCGCGAGCTGTTTAAGGACGAGGTGCGCGAGTTGGGCCGCGAGCTGGGCCTGCCGCCCTCCTTCATCGGTCGCCACCCCTTCCCCGGGCCGGGTCTTGCGATCCGCTGTCCTGGTGAGATCACCCGCGAGAAGCTCGACATCCTGCGCGAAGCCGATGCGGTCTATATCGACCAAATCCGCCGCCATGGGCTTTATGACGATATCTGGCAGGCCTTCGTGGCGATCCTGCCGGTGCGCACCGTGGGCGTGATGGGCGATGGCCGCACCTATGACTTCGCCTGCGCCCTGCGCGCGGTGACCTCAGTCGATGGGATGACGGCGGATTACTACCCCTTCTCGCATGATTTCCTTGGCGAAACCGCCACACGGATCATCAATGAGGTGCCGGGCATCAACCGCGTGACCTATGACATCACCTCGAAACCTCCGGGCACCATCGAGTGGGAATAA
- a CDS encoding DMT family transporter: MHAHLSGRADPWNSLNPSHDHTENHPPRAWIEMGCLALLWGASFVAVRVALDEIGPLTSVAHRVFWAMLVLWAAVATMRLPLPRDPRIWAAFLLMGLLNNVIPFSLMAWGQLHIPSGLTSILNAATAIFGVLAAAIFLADERITPRKAIGVCLGFAGVSTAIGLENLTNFDLGSLAQLAVLGGAMSYAMAGVCARKLLPGQPPQLAAAGMLTGATLVMLPLAWVAEGPLTLNLAPATLVAIAYYALAATALAYLLYYRVLGMAGSSNLMLVTLLVAPVAILLGAWLRDETLRPAAYGGFALLALGLLVLDGRIWRLVKHWGSQGKRST, translated from the coding sequence ATGCATGCGCATCTTTCGGGTCGTGCCGATCCGTGGAACAGCCTAAACCCAAGCCATGATCACACAGAAAACCATCCCCCGCGCGCTTGGATCGAAATGGGCTGTCTCGCCCTGCTCTGGGGCGCGTCCTTTGTCGCCGTGCGGGTGGCCTTGGATGAGATCGGGCCGCTGACCTCGGTCGCGCATCGGGTGTTCTGGGCGATGTTGGTGCTTTGGGCCGCCGTCGCCACCATGCGCCTGCCACTGCCGCGCGACCCGCGCATCTGGGCGGCCTTCCTGCTGATGGGGCTTTTGAACAATGTGATCCCCTTCTCGCTGATGGCATGGGGGCAGTTGCACATCCCCTCGGGGCTGACCTCGATCCTCAATGCCGCCACCGCGATCTTTGGCGTGCTGGCCGCGGCGATCTTTCTGGCGGATGAGCGGATCACCCCGCGCAAGGCGATTGGCGTCTGCCTCGGCTTCGCGGGCGTCAGCACCGCCATCGGTCTGGAAAATCTCACGAATTTCGACCTCGGCAGCCTTGCACAACTGGCCGTGCTGGGCGGGGCGATGTCCTATGCCATGGCCGGTGTCTGCGCGCGCAAACTGCTGCCGGGCCAGCCGCCGCAACTGGCCGCCGCCGGGATGCTCACCGGCGCCACGCTGGTCATGCTGCCGCTGGCATGGGTGGCGGAGGGGCCACTGACCCTAAACCTCGCCCCGGCCACGCTCGTCGCCATCGCCTATTACGCGCTGGCCGCGACGGCGCTGGCTTATCTGCTCTATTACCGCGTGCTCGGCATGGCGGGCAGCAGCAACCTGATGTTGGTGACACTGCTGGTCGCCCCCGTGGCGATCCTGCTGGGCGCATGGCTGCGTGATGAGACCCTGCGCCCCGCTGCCTATGGCGGTTTCGCCCTTCTCGCACTTGGGCTTCTGGTGCTCGATGGCCGCATCTGGCGTCTGGTGAAACACTGGGGTAGTCAGGGGAAACGAAGCACTTAA
- a CDS encoding c-type cytochrome: MRRVIPVLLGCAALGAALGWALTRPNPLEPSYGAGLTPDPEAGALVFAAGGCVSCHAAPESEEDERLVLAGGLPFASDFGTFHAPNISPDPEHGIGDWTLPEFARAVTRGVSPEGQHYYPAFPYTAYQHLAPQDVVDLFAYMQTLPASDTPSLPHEVAFPFNIRRGLGAWKALFSHDDFVMSDAPDAEVERGRYLVEALAHCGECHTPRNALGALDRGAWLTGAPNPSGKGRIPGITPDQLDWSKPDLVAYFTSGFTPEYDSAGGEMAEVVSNLAQLPESDREAIAAYLKALPGG, translated from the coding sequence TTGCGACGGGTCATTCCAGTACTGCTGGGCTGTGCCGCTCTCGGCGCGGCCCTTGGCTGGGCGCTCACCCGGCCCAATCCGCTTGAGCCTTCCTATGGTGCCGGGCTGACACCGGACCCGGAGGCGGGCGCGCTGGTCTTTGCCGCTGGCGGCTGCGTTTCCTGCCACGCTGCGCCCGAAAGTGAAGAGGATGAGAGGCTGGTGCTGGCCGGGGGGCTGCCCTTCGCCAGTGATTTCGGCACCTTCCACGCGCCCAATATCTCCCCCGATCCAGAGCATGGCATCGGTGACTGGACCCTGCCGGAGTTCGCCCGTGCCGTGACGCGGGGTGTCTCGCCCGAGGGGCAGCATTATTACCCCGCCTTTCCATACACGGCCTACCAACACCTCGCCCCGCAGGATGTGGTGGACCTCTTTGCCTATATGCAGACCCTGCCCGCCTCGGATACGCCGAGCCTGCCGCATGAGGTGGCATTCCCCTTTAACATCCGTCGCGGGCTTGGCGCATGGAAGGCGCTGTTTTCACATGATGATTTCGTGATGAGCGACGCGCCCGATGCTGAGGTCGAACGCGGGCGTTATCTGGTCGAAGCTCTTGCCCATTGCGGCGAATGCCACACCCCGCGCAATGCCTTGGGCGCGCTTGACCGGGGCGCTTGGCTGACCGGCGCGCCGAACCCTTCGGGCAAGGGGCGTATTCCCGGCATCACACCGGATCAGCTTGATTGGTCAAAGCCCGATCTCGTAGCCTATTTCACCTCCGGCTTCACGCCGGAATACGACAGCGCGGGCGGTGAGATGGCCGAGGTGGTCAGCAACCTCGCGCAGCTCCCCGAAAGCGACCGCGAAGCGATTGCGGCCTACCTCAAGGCCCTGCCCGGCGGTTAG
- a CDS encoding hydrogen peroxide-inducible genes activator — protein sequence MNFTLKQLEYFRALATLGNFGRAAEASNISQPALSVQIRSLEETLGGRLIERQSRASVLTPLGREVLTRAEDILRRAKLLEATAREQVGLAGTLNLGLIPTVAPYLLPGVLAALRAQDISLRVEVREAQTDQLLADLRAGALDAAVMAVPSGETGLAEVPLFEDRFLLAGSADRIAGADVARPTDLARTPLMLLEDGHCLTDQALEVCQRDRTQAGIHTGASSLATLSRLVEAGFGMTLMPEIAAKTELDAAPGLRLHRFGAPEPARQIGLVRRAGTPGSGWAAQLAETLKEVGEGLTGELRAKY from the coding sequence ATGAATTTTACCCTGAAACAACTCGAATACTTTCGCGCGCTGGCGACCTTGGGCAACTTCGGGCGGGCGGCGGAGGCGAGCAATATCTCCCAGCCAGCGCTTTCGGTGCAGATCCGCAGTTTGGAGGAAACGCTCGGCGGGCGGCTGATCGAGCGGCAAAGTCGCGCTTCGGTGCTCACGCCCTTGGGCCGCGAGGTGCTGACCCGCGCCGAAGATATCCTGCGCCGCGCCAAGCTGCTCGAGGCCACGGCGCGGGAGCAGGTGGGGCTGGCGGGCACGTTGAATCTCGGGCTGATCCCGACCGTGGCACCCTATCTTTTGCCCGGCGTGCTGGCCGCGTTGCGGGCGCAGGATATCTCGCTTCGGGTTGAGGTACGCGAGGCGCAGACGGATCAATTGCTGGCCGATCTGCGCGCCGGGGCGCTGGACGCGGCGGTGATGGCGGTGCCCTCGGGTGAAACGGGCCTCGCAGAGGTGCCGCTTTTCGAGGATCGCTTCCTGCTGGCCGGGTCCGCCGACCGGATAGCGGGGGCGGATGTCGCCCGCCCGACCGATTTGGCCCGCACACCGCTGATGTTGCTGGAGGATGGCCACTGCCTCACCGATCAGGCGCTGGAGGTTTGCCAGCGCGACCGCACGCAGGCGGGCATTCACACCGGGGCCTCCTCCCTCGCCACGCTGTCGCGGCTGGTGGAGGCGGGCTTTGGCATGACCCTGATGCCCGAAATCGCCGCCAAGACCGAGCTTGATGCCGCACCGGGGCTGCGCCTGCACCGTTTCGGCGCGCCGGAACCTGCGCGGCAAATCGGGCTCGTCCGCCGGGCGGGCACGCCGGGCAGCGGTTGGGCGGCGCAACTGGCCGAGACGCTGAAGGAAGTGGGGGAGGGGCTGACCGGAGAACTGCGCGCGAAATACTAG
- a CDS encoding DUF6477 family protein, with protein MQDLLTMLQRLHRPRLLMRAARIGAEDYRRGTHLPRILGFGILPRHGTALIKLIEIEAALDTQRKTADASYSLIRHVDVLIAMVGEARFLKAAMMPGA; from the coding sequence ATGCAAGATCTACTGACCATGTTGCAAAGACTTCACCGCCCGCGCCTCTTGATGCGGGCCGCCCGCATCGGGGCCGAAGACTACCGCCGCGGCACCCATTTGCCACGGATACTGGGCTTTGGTATATTGCCACGCCACGGCACCGCGCTGATCAAACTGATCGAGATCGAGGCCGCGTTGGACACCCAGCGCAAGACGGCGGATGCAAGCTATAGCCTGATCCGCCATGTAGATGTTCTTATTGCCATGGTCGGCGAGGCGCGGTTCTTGAAGGCCGCGATGATGCCCGGCGCCTGA
- the lipA gene encoding lipoyl synthase produces MRDLKIPEQRHPEKARKPDNAQPKKPSWIRVKAPGGKGYAETARIMRDNKLTTVCEEAGCPNVGECWSQGHATMMIMGEVCTRACTFCNIATGKPPEALDVFEPGRVAEAVAKLGLNHVVITSVDRDDIEDGGAEHFAQTIRAVRHRSPDTTIEILTPDFIRCGPEALEKVVEARPDVFNHNLETVPGLYPEVRPGARYFHSLRLLQRVKELDPSMFTKSGIMVGLGEDRQAVIQVMEDMRAADIDFLTIGQYLQPTPKHHALDRFVTPEEFTSYEKAAYGKGFLMVSATPLTRSSYHAGDDFARLREARNRKLGIA; encoded by the coding sequence ATGCGCGATCTGAAGATACCCGAACAGCGCCACCCCGAAAAGGCGCGCAAGCCCGACAACGCCCAGCCGAAAAAGCCGAGCTGGATCAGGGTCAAAGCGCCCGGCGGCAAAGGCTATGCCGAAACCGCGCGGATCATGCGCGACAACAAGCTGACCACGGTCTGCGAAGAGGCGGGCTGCCCCAATGTCGGGGAATGCTGGTCTCAGGGCCACGCAACGATGATGATCATGGGCGAGGTCTGTACCCGGGCCTGTACCTTCTGCAACATCGCCACCGGTAAGCCGCCCGAGGCGCTGGACGTGTTCGAGCCGGGCCGCGTGGCCGAAGCGGTCGCCAAACTGGGGCTGAACCATGTGGTCATCACGAGCGTTGACCGCGACGATATCGAAGACGGCGGGGCGGAACATTTCGCCCAGACGATCCGCGCCGTGCGCCACCGCAGCCCCGACACGACAATCGAAATCCTGACACCGGATTTCATCCGCTGCGGTCCCGAAGCCCTTGAAAAGGTTGTCGAAGCGCGACCTGATGTGTTCAACCACAACCTTGAAACCGTGCCGGGCCTCTATCCCGAGGTGCGCCCCGGCGCGCGCTACTTCCACTCCCTCCGCCTGCTTCAGCGGGTCAAGGAGTTGGACCCGTCGATGTTCACCAAATCGGGCATCATGGTGGGTTTGGGCGAAGATCGCCAAGCGGTCATTCAGGTCATGGAAGACATGCGCGCCGCTGACATCGATTTCCTGACCATCGGCCAGTACCTACAGCCGACGCCCAAACACCATGCGCTGGACCGTTTCGTCACCCCCGAAGAGTTCACCTCTTACGAAAAGGCGGCCTACGGTAAGGGCTTCCTCATGGTCTCGGCCACGCCGCTGACCCGGTCGAGCTACCACGCGGGTGACGATTTCGCGCGGCTGCGCGAGGCGCGTAACCGCAAACTGGGTATTGCCTGA
- a CDS encoding DMT family transporter — protein sequence MSPTFRAALWMIGSIGSFSTMAVAGRELSARFDTFEVMLYRSVIGVIIVLSLAGATGAWRQINTRNFGLQLLRNLAHFTGQNLWFFAVSLIPLAQVFALEFTSPLWVIVLSIFLLGERLTATRALAAIMGFIGILIVARPDIGNLNTGILAAAGCAVFFALTNVLTKWLTRTQGITTILFYLTTLQLLFGLIAAGYDGDIASPTAETTPFLLLVGACGLLAHYCLTNALSLAPATVVVPIDFVRLPAIAIVGMLLYAEALDIWVFVGAGIIFAGNYLNIWFETRKAHPK from the coding sequence ATGAGCCCCACCTTTCGCGCTGCACTCTGGATGATCGGCTCCATCGGGTCATTCTCCACCATGGCCGTGGCGGGGCGCGAACTCTCGGCGCGGTTCGACACTTTCGAGGTCATGCTCTACCGCAGCGTGATTGGCGTGATCATCGTCCTGTCGCTCGCCGGAGCCACGGGCGCGTGGCGGCAGATCAACACCCGCAACTTCGGCCTGCAACTGCTGCGCAACCTTGCGCATTTCACCGGGCAGAACCTGTGGTTCTTCGCCGTGTCGCTGATCCCGCTGGCACAGGTCTTCGCGTTGGAATTCACGTCGCCGCTATGGGTCATCGTCCTGTCGATCTTCCTGCTGGGCGAACGGCTGACCGCGACACGGGCGCTGGCCGCCATCATGGGGTTCATCGGCATCCTGATCGTGGCGCGCCCCGATATCGGCAACCTCAACACCGGCATTCTGGCGGCGGCGGGATGCGCCGTCTTCTTTGCCCTGACCAATGTGCTGACTAAATGGCTGACGCGAACCCAAGGGATCACCACGATCCTCTTCTATCTCACCACGTTGCAACTGCTGTTCGGCCTGATCGCGGCAGGCTACGATGGCGATATCGCCAGCCCCACGGCTGAGACGACGCCCTTCCTGCTGCTGGTCGGCGCCTGCGGGCTGCTTGCGCACTACTGCCTGACCAACGCACTAAGCCTTGCCCCCGCGACCGTGGTGGTGCCCATTGATTTCGTCCGCCTACCGGCCATCGCGATTGTGGGCATGCTTCTCTATGCCGAAGCGCTGGATATCTGGGTCTTTGTCGGGGCCGGGATCATCTTTGCGGGCAACTATCTCAATATCTGGTTTGAGACCCGCAAAGCACACCCCAAGTAA